A part of Chroicocephalus ridibundus chromosome 5, bChrRid1.1, whole genome shotgun sequence genomic DNA contains:
- the OCIAD2 gene encoding OCIA domain-containing protein 2 yields the protein MSSETTQQESQTSPLKQTGWPMFYCPSSQTHDAEEIARIRKECKKESFWYRALPLSLGSMLVTQGLVSKGIFSASPRFGALPKMAIAGVLGFAIGKMSYVGECQKKFQKIGIVPSCPQQKRHCHHTCKECEAKLGSNEKEGSVPSAS from the exons ATGTCTTCCGAAACAACCCAGCAGGAAAGTCAGACATCTCCACTAAAGCAAACTGGATGG CCAATGTTCTATTGTCCCAGCTCACAAACTCACGATGCCGAAGAAATTGCAAGGATCCGTAAAGAATGCAAAAAGGAAAGTTTCTGGTACAGAG ctcttCCTTTGTCTCTTGGGAGCATGCTTGTCACCCAGGGGCTAGTCTCAAAAg GCATTTTCTCAGCAAGCCCAAGATTTGGTGCATTACCTAAGATGGCAA TTGCTGGTGTCTTAGGTTTTGCCATTGGAAAGATGTCGTACGTGGGAGAATGCCAAAAAAAGTTCCAGAAAATTGGTATTGTACCATCTTGTCCGCAACAAAAAAG GCATTGTCATCATACTTGCAAAGAATGTGAAGCAAAATTAGGATCAAATGAGAAAGAAGGTTCAGTTCCTTCAGCATCTTAG